The nucleotide window ATCCATCTTACGGTTCTTGATATGAACCGCTTCTCTCCGGCTCACGCCGGGGGGGGCGGAGTCGGGTTTGCCATACAGTGTAATTGCACAGCAGAAGTTACCTGCATAAAAAACGGAATTGAGATCGATTACAACCGTGCAATCATTGTGGAAAATTTCGTTGCCGTCTTCAACAAAGTGGTCGGCTACACCGGGGGATTTCGCATCCGGGTAACTGACCACGATTACAAACACGTTGGTCTCGGGTCCACAAGCACGGTAATGATTGCCGTGGCAACGGCACTCAACGATGCCGTGGGATCCCCGCTTTCAAATGTCCAGCTCCGCAAACTGATTGGCCACAACTATGTTGAGGAGACTTCTGACGGTTCGCTCGCATTCGGGTTCGAAACCGGCGTAGGCCCTGCGGCAAGTACGTACGGGGGCATGGCCGTGATGGGCGACTCACTCACCCTGGTGTACCATCACGCTTTTGCTGAAAACAAGAACGTGTTCATCATCATTCCCCCGACAGACATCTCATCGGCAGGCACCCAGGAGTTCGACCTGCTGATGAACCGGGCCCGGTCGCTGGATTACCGCGATCGCGAGCTCAAGGCGTACCTCTTCATGATGGACCTCA belongs to Methanoregula sp. and includes:
- a CDS encoding GHMP kinase, with the translated sequence MPIMKIRGGDLDLVEYDFKTFAPGKDLKTLGLEKNTYTLKPKKGTVIVKAPARIHLTVLDMNRFSPAHAGGGGVGFAIQCNCTAEVTCIKNGIEIDYNRAIIVENFVAVFNKVVGYTGGFRIRVTDHDYKHVGLGSTSTVMIAVATALNDAVGSPLSNVQLRKLIGHNYVEETSDGSLAFGFETGVGPAASTYGGMAVMGDSLTLVYHHAFAENKNVFIIIPPTDISSAGTQEFDLLMNRARSLDYRDRELKAYLFMMDLIPALEEDDVKKIGEVIWEIEFRGSKRAEVEHHSFEIYHYMSKLREAGLEFVGMSSVGPSIAVVTTLDRKKLETILKPLGLKIAIASKVDNKGLVISYRQ